TAGCATTAAATGTGTGCAAAGTCATACCCCACACGATTAGTTTTATtaggttattttttggttcgaATAGCATTAGAAAAGGTGAAGCACCTTAGGACATTTATGGAATTTGAACAGTCATGTCTCTTGCAGAAAATCTGCATGGCAAGCCCGCCAACATACGAACCCACTGAAAACCAACCAAATCTTGCTGAGCCACAGAGTTCACTCTGCACAGCCGCTACGAATGAGGTTTTGACCTTTCTACACAGAGAACAACTAATGAGATGCTTTCTTTCAGCCGTGTGCGCGCAACCGTGTGCACTTGTGGGAAATACCAATTATAATGTGCACAACTTCACTTAAattgaaacaacaacaacacttatACAGCTTTCGAACAAtttgagggtcagtaaatgatgacagaattttcatttttgggtgaatttatCCTTGAATTATTACAGTTAGtagcatgttttcatttttgttcttGAGTGacattattgattgttacaGTACCAATGATGtgctttataataaaaatgttgatgtttgttAATTTTCTTCTCTTTTAAATAACAATGATAGATGGCACAAGAGGACATCTAAGCCCACAAGTGTACAGAATGCACTATTCTTTTTTCATCTGAGAACATTTCAGTCCTTGTGTTAATCTGGTTGATAGTTGTCTATTTGTTCTTTTCAAACATTGTTAATCTAAAGCTTTTACTCTCTGTTGTCTTCAGCTATGAAAGACTTCAAGGTAACAGTGAGACGCACAGAGGCTTCTGAGAGATGTGGACTGAAAGGTTCACTGTTGTTGCGGACAGATCTTGATAGCCTTCTTCTGAAAGACCCTAAAACTGGAGAGGTTTTGTATTCCTGGCCCTACAGATTCCTCCGGAGGTTCGGACGTGACAAGGTACGACGATCTTGTGATCTGCAACCATTGATTTAATCCCTTATACAGTGTCCCAGTTCTATGATTTCTACTGTCGCtgcaaaaaatctgttaaaaagtttataaaatatttgttataattTATGCAACACATTCTAATGtatattagtttatatatatatatatatatatattactttCAGTAACTTTGTAAATAACTTTCAGGAATTGTTTTCATTGCAAAATATAAAGTGGCATctgttttactgtaaatgtaatgcacattcttgtaaataatataatatccaTGAAAATATAAGTAATTCATGcttcttattaaaaaaacatgcattttacagtatttttaaagtaaaattacacAATTTATATAATGGACAGTCAAccagttaatttttttattgctactttttaatgaaattttgtatttcaaaattCATAAATGAATTTAGTATTCTTTTACTACTAATTACATTGTCATTAACTCTTGCACAAACAGGCAACATTCTCCTTCGAAGCTGGCCGAAGATGTGACTCAGGGGAGGGTAACTTTGAGTTCGACACAAAGCAGGGAAACTCTATTTTTCAATCCGTGGAGGCTGCCATCAATGTGCACAGAGCCACTTTACCTCAAAAGCAGGTGTCGGGTGCAGAGCGAGAGCCTGTGCCCTCTGTTCCTTGCTTGAAAGCTACCGTGGACGACTCCAGCGTCTACAGTATGGTGTCCGAACATCAAGTCAGGGAGATgcccaaacaacaacaaaaccccCAGCCCTCAAAACTTGAAGCCCCATCAGAAAAACTTCTAACTGGTGTTAAGAGTCTGAACCTGGACTCCAGACCTCCACCACGTAAAAGCCAGGTCAAGAACTTTAGAAGTTGCCCCTTGGTCAACACCGAAGAGGAGACTTATTCCCGCGCCATGGCGCCAGCTCTGGATCGGGGCAGTCCCGGGGAGAGGAGAGAACCGAAGGACAGACGTTCCACATGCTCCAACCCTGAGGATTCTGACTACTCTTTGCCCTTTGACAGCATTTCCAAAAACGTCATGGCGGACATTTTGGCAGCATCTAACCCGCCACCAACTTTAGTAGAGCCAGGTTctgaaaacgaaaaaaaaaaagttccagaaaacacagaacCGCTGTACGACAGTATAGATGAAACTGCCATTAGAACCCGTTACACGCATAAAAGCCATTCTCGCCCGACCTCTTACAAAAGagtggagcacatctatgatgAACCTGAGGGTTGTGCTATGACCCCAGGTGGTCATCCGTCACTCTATGATGAACCAGaggaggtcaaaggtcatgccTGGAAGATGCTGGGTACGGTAATGGATCCAAGCGGTCACGAGTATCCGTACAACGCTAGTGTGGATGACTATGCCGTTCCCAAACCTCCAAGGAGGGCCTTGCTGCCAGAGCAGGACAATGAGGAGGAGGACAGTTCACCGTATGATAATATCATGGTGAAAGTAATACAAAAGAATAACTAAAGACTGCTTTAGAACCATTCTGTTATGATAACTGAGGAGAAatatgagagagtgagtgaatgCAAATATTTAATCAGATAATGAGAAGAATGGACAATACTGCTTTACTGTTCTCCAACAGCTGTGACCTGAGGCTGAACTGAAATTCATATGGGCCCATACTATTATCTCACAATATCCGTTCATTACATAtccgttttcaaataaaaaacggaAAATGGAAAAACTTTACACAAacttaacacaaaataaaaaaggaaaaacgttttttaaaaaagtagaaatattaactttttctatattttgtttaaactgggaaaattaaataatgaatatatgaaataatgaataatacctgttttttttcaacctaGAGCTACAGTACGTTTTTTGCAAACAGTTGCAAATGTCACCAACAGGCGGAGCAAAGACGTTGCAAAGCAGCTACAGTCATTCAGCTCTGTACATGACCGCAGTAAATACACAGATTGTGTATATAGCCTATGTATAGGCTATGGTAATGTATAGAGCTTGCGCTTTGCCAGACTTAcgtttattactcgcgggaatagTACGTTATTTTCGCACAAGGCAAATTTCTCGCCCGAGTTTTTATTCTTTCAACGTGCCTGTCTGTGTGTTGTGCATGAGGGTGTGTTCGGTGAGTCTGTGTTGTGAGCGTATGTGCTTGCTTCTGTGCTTGTGCGTTGTGTCTGTGTCACTTTGctcttcattttttactttctttctttctttctatacATGTTATGGATTGCTTGTAGGTATCATGTTTCacgtacagctgctttgtgaaaactgtaaaaaagttgGGTTGAGTTCACCCGCTATTTGCTTAAGAATGATTTTTGTCCCACGCAGCACATGCACATGCAGTCCTCAGATCAGGCTGTACTTGTGATCTGTTAGAAGGATGTCGGGAGTTGGCTATTTTATAGGCAACGAAAATTTAATCCATCTCCGCAAGAATTCGGGGAGAGCCGCAGTAATGCAGACCTCTAGTAGACAGTCTATTATGCACACCACCCTTAATACAAACCCGTTAAGTTTGCATCAGACgcatttatactgtaaaatattagtGATCAAGGCTATAAAAATAAGGCTTACATTTCTGAAACTGGCCTTAGATGAGTCATATTAGACTCAAATAGATTATTCAGAGTTTTTGCCTATTAGCCTAACCTTTCCTAATGAACATAATATGTGCGCCTCCTTGCTTTGCAGCGTCTTTGCTCCCCCGGTTGGTGACATTTGCAACTGTTTGCAAAAAAACTTACTGTAGCTCATGGTTGAAAAAACACGCATTGTTCATTATTTCATACGttcattatttaattttcccattttaaacaaaatatagaaaaagttaatatttctacttttttaaaaccgtttttcctttttttattttgtgaaagagattaaaaaatgaaagtttttccattttccgttttttatttgaaaacggaTATGGAATGAACGGAAGATACCCTGATTATTAATGTCCACTGGGGTGAATTCACTAAACGGTTATGTGTATTTTAGTCTAAAAAACGTATGATCATCTGCAACCCAGATTAACCAGGCACTGAATATAAGTATATGAATGAAGTCTTTCTAATTTGTTTTGACAAAACATTGACTCCTTTTATGtgaattattatatatttcaaGAACATTATATATGTTTACATGTGTATATCATAGAATAAGTTATATGTATAGAGGGTTTGCATTGATGTGACTTTCCCACGCtccggcgtgctcacgtggTGTTCACGGGGTAAATTGACAACACATCCATACCCATACTGCCTGTCAGATTTTAGAACACTTAGCCTACTCACTTAtaggggccattcacatttcgcggCTAAAACCGCACGGAAAACGCAAGCCTCTCCGTTCTTCCGAAGCGTTTGGGAGTTTGCGCTCTCCTGGTGTCtgccgttgctaagcaaccatggacCACGCTTGCCGATTAGATGAGGAGGTATTAACAAAAGAtttatggattatatgcactgaaaatacctttcAATAACTTTGATGATTTGTGTCTCCATCTTCGCTGAACTATTCTATATTGCTCCACAAAAGTTGAAGCTGATTGGTTGgttgttgtcacatgacctgcggtgcgcgtgcagcattctgaaaagttgaaatatttttatcttGATGCGGCTCCCACGTGCCTAAAAAAAAGGAGCGCGTCACACGCATGCCTGTAGTGACTGCATCGCTCTCCATTTCAGTTTGCTTGCCACGTGTCTAAATTTTAAACAGAACTTGCACTCGCAAAAGATGTACAATGTGAACGGCCCattattcagattttttttttacacattttgtaataatactcagcaaaattataaaataaaacaaaggggaattatgttgtaattagaaaaagagaaaaataaaatcttaaaaaagtacatatttatataatattgaaTATTAAAACAGCTTCTTGATatctcaccctgagatgctttttaatcTGTATTGAAGGAGTTCCCATCTTTTCTGAGCTCTTCTTATTAgttgctttttcttcattattttataaaaaaaaaatatatttttaaataaaatttaaattttgtaataaaaaaacatatttgcaaaataactttttgttgtaatttcagacatttaatcATACAAGTGTTATAAAACTTGACCGGCAGttaaaaatcactttaaataaaaaaatataattgtgccaacatattatttttattagaaaaccaaatttttataaaaaaatgtttaagaaaTGGATTATTTggaccaaataataaataaaaagcagttaATAAGAGTCCAGCATATAGATGGAAATTCACTGTTTAAAAAAGCTTCCCAGGTTGAGACCTCAAGTGTAAGATTCTACAAAACCCCAGATGCACATATGATTTTTATAGTTCCTTTTGTGAGTAGGCCACTAAAACAACGTGACAATGACATATATGCATTTCATTCTTTGTGACCCCCCCCCCCACGTGTCCTAATAGCATCCGAGTGTATCCATTATGGCCTTTACTGTCTACAAAGTCATAGCTGATTTTATCTGCTTGTAATAATAGTAATTTGGATTCAGTAGCTCACAGGCTGTTCACGAGCTTTACAAGCCCATCTTCTCTTCTATTTTATTTGTCCTCATTTCAACAAGACTGTGATGTGCGCTCACACAGGTAATTAAAGTCCTGCAGATCTCACACACAATGGATGATGGCCATCACTTTATCCTCTGCTCGCTAATTGTGGAGAAGGGAGATCCGCAGCGCGCCGTGGTCTTATTCAGGGCAAACTCTGACTTTCCCTCTCACAGGCTTCCTATTTTGAGGAACACATGAATAATAATAGCTTGACTTGCAGAGGAAAACTGGAGCACTGTTGGGATGCTGCCGGGCTTCCTGCCTGCAACGGTTCATGAAACCCACACAGTCTTGACACTTCGAAAAGTCTCAACGTTAAAAGACTTGATAGTTCTCATCCATTcagtttctgttctgttcttttGACATTGAAATAATGTGATGTGCATCATCCTCTGTTGTACTACATGTACTACGTGGTacatcatttactgtatataaccgGCTCACAGTTGAAAGAGTTCAGTAAATTTAAAACCTATGTGACCTTCtgggttgttttgttttattttgtgaaacacaaagtgTGTGGTTTATAGTAAAACCTTTTCaatacattgaaaatgaatggtgACCAGAGGTGCAAGATTTTTAAAAGAGTTTAAGTGAAATTTTAATTCAATTGCTGTGTTTACTTGACACAAAGCTATCATATTGCTTCAGAAAAAATTGTGTACAAGCGTCTACTTCTGTGAGTTTTCCACTGTGTTTTAGAGCTTAATAGCCCCTGATCCCCatccactttcattgtataCAAATTTCAACAAGAATAGCTTTTAAAACCTTTCTATTCttttcacagaagaaaaggTCATGTTAGTTTGGAATGACCTAAGGttcagtaaatgatgtcagaattgtCATTATTTGACATTCTGTTCATGGGCACTTTAAATGCACATCATTACCATCTTTGCAATAAGACCAGATACTGatcaacacatactgtacatcaggGCAATTCAAAGTTATCTTTCACCATCAGACTGCAGAGAGGAGTGGACCTTCATACGGTACAATGTCAGTCTCTTGGAACAGATTTTCACCGTCGTGCCACTCATCAAGTTTGAGTAAATTGGTGCAGACTTCAGACGTCACGCCATGCAGGCTGATGCACTTATTCCAGCTTTGTGAGACTGGTGTGAGATGAGCTCTTTgctgaaatgctgaaaaagaTGAAAGCTCTGCTGAGTACAGATTCTATGGCCTAGTTCCCGGTTTTGTAAAATGGGTTGTTAAACACCGGGGGGCACTGTTTCTCCTCAACAGGGAAGCTGTGTGATACTGCAGGGTTGGATTGATGGTGCTTGAGAGTGAAAAGCTTCAGGgatgtagatttttttaataaaaaaatatttttctctgttatTGTTGCGCAGAAATCGAGTTGAAGTATTCAATGATATGTTTCAAATTATTAATGGAAAAAGTAAACCGAAACGTGCTTGGTGTGCCCGCTGAATAAATACGAGCACTGTGATCTTATTTTAGGTGGAAATCATGAACCTCATGCCAAGTTATGTTTCATGCCCACGATTCCTCTGAGCTAAACTTGACAGTAAGTCTGTGTGCACCTAATCTGTGCTGATACATACAAGCCTCTTCCTGCCATTACAGTCTATGTTTGCTTTTTGTCTTGGTTTACGTATGTGTGATGTGACACTGCAGATACAATAGCTGCAAACACCTTTAATTTAAAGGGCTagaaaaataaatgcacaaaatgcacacaaaatgaaaacttgCTTACCCTCACGTCGCTCTAAActctatgactttcttgtgCGGAACAAGTGAATGGTCACCACAGCTGTCCCTGGTCTCCATCCACTTTAATTGGAAAAAGGTATCTTGGACATTTTGCTAAAGATCTCTgtattaaaaggatagttcaccccgcatccaccccccaaaaaatacattaatttaCCCTTATgtagttcaaaacctgtatgtgactctttctccTGTGACCcacaagaagacattttgaaaaatgtcccagtggttttgtgtcaatacaatggaagtcaatgggggccagtgttgtgtGGTTaccaatatattttttaaatgtcttcttttgtgttctgcagaagaaataaaatcacacaggtttggaatgacatgagggtgagtaaatgataaaagaattttcatttttggggcgAATTTTCCCTTTAAGGCAAGAATGTGGTTGCATGctgttatgtttattatgtaaGGCATACATCCTCAAGGCGCTTCACTGCAAAATAAAaagactttcttacttagtatttttgtcttgttttcctctacaaatgtaaagaaattcttgaaacaagatgcattttcttgatgagcaaaattaCCTAAGCAAATAAGTCTTgccatttgacaaaaaaatatgaaacttcagtgaatttgtgcttaaaacaagcaaatgagggtaagaaaaatgtaacataatgtTACAAAACGTAACCCTTAAAAAACcattcttaccccattggcacaaattcactgaaatttattttttttgtctaaaaacaagcctttttttcttaggtcattttgctcatcaagaaaatgcatcttgattcaagaatttttagacatttgttctggaaaacaagacacaaatactaagtaagaaagtcgtTTTTGCAGTGTTGTAAAATCTAGcatgtttctttctctttctaagCCCCTCCCCAGAGCTATGCAAAAAATCTAAtagaatttaaagaaaaaacatgattgTGCACCAGATATGGACGAAATAGTTGTTCTGCAGAGTATGCTAAGGATATGGATGGCTAACATGTAGGTTGCATGTTCAATCTCAGTAACGCAGCAGGGACTGTTTACAGTCAATCATTATTGTGCCCTTCAGCAAACCCCATCACCCCAGGATATCCCATGGGCATTGTGCTCACAATTAGTGCACTGTAAGCTACCCCGGATGAAAAGCATCTCCGCTAAAATGGCAAATATGTACCCAGAATAATAAACTGCAGTTGATGCAAACGGAGCTGATCTTGCTTTCTTCACTTGCTTCAACGaacaaacaaacttttattataaTTAGACAAAATAACATACTTAGCACACATTGACACATTTTCGAGAAGCGTGCTTTACAGCGCAGATGACCCCACTTTAAAGCAATCTCGCGTCTGATCAATAAATACATGAGGACGCGCGCCGTTCAACGCCTTGGAGTGGTTAATTGGCTCCAGTGGATCCAATTTACCACTGACACTTTCTAATGATAAGCAACTACCTAATAGAATAGATCCAACTTAACTGCCGTTTCATATCCAGAAGCTCATATCCAGGCTTTTAAACACCAATTCATCAACACTGATTACACTAATGACACGATCTAAAGATTTTTGGTCGTCACGATCTTCGATGCATTTAAATATGCTTGAGTATGGGACAAAGATTCAGTTTGACTTTACCAAATGTGCGCTCATTTCAAAACCTCAAAAGGAAAGCACAACGCTGATGTTTCTGACTCCCgcgaaaaaaacagaaaacagaaagaaTTTCTTTTCCAGCAGCCTGCCACAAAGCAATGCTGTTCTGACAGCTTAATGTATGGCACTCAAAGCTATTTCGACAAAGGCACTTCTAGCCTCTGTGTGGCTGTGCGTCAAGCTGGGTGACAGGAAAAGCGGGGCGGCCGTCACTTTGAAGATGCTACAGGAAGTACTtgcataattaaaataaataaataaaaataaaaacgaacACCTGTTATGGTGCTGGTTTCGGAATTAGATGTCATACAGGGAGGTTGTCAGTGGATGGATAATATTTGTGAATTCTATCCTCCAAAATCCTAGTGTCTGCAGAACAAACtcctttatgttttttattttattttaaatgaacatgaaGTTGCTATTTGCAGCTCTACAGTTCTTGACTCACGATCATAAAGAGGTCTAAGTGCATACTGTAACAGATCGAAACTGGGTGACAGGCAACACAGAATCTCGCTGTATGATGTATGATGAAGATATGGTTAATGTTTGCTACATGACTGCATAAGATTTCAGGGCTTGATTAACTTAGAGCTGTAATACTGCTATAAAAAACCCTAACCTATAGTCTAATGGTGAGATCACACATTAAAGTTACAAAGGGAACATACTGTTCTTGTGGAACTGATGATCTCAACACagttaactttatttaaacTACAACTTA
Above is a genomic segment from Triplophysa rosa linkage group LG17, Trosa_1v2, whole genome shotgun sequence containing:
- the LOC130568157 gene encoding docking protein 2-like, which gives rise to MKDFKVTVRRTEASERCGLKGSLLLRTDLDSLLLKDPKTGEVLYSWPYRFLRRFGRDKATFSFEAGRRCDSGEGNFEFDTKQGNSIFQSVEAAINVHRATLPQKQVSGAEREPVPSVPCLKATVDDSSVYSMVSEHQVREMPKQQQNPQPSKLEAPSEKLLTGVKSLNLDSRPPPRKSQVKNFRSCPLVNTEEETYSRAMAPALDRGSPGERREPKDRRSTCSNPEDSDYSLPFDSISKNVMADILAASNPPPTLVEPGSENEKKKVPENTEPLYDSIDETAIRTRYTHKSHSRPTSYKRVEHIYDEPEGCAMTPGGHPSLYDEPEEVKGHAWKMLGTVMDPSGHEYPYNASVDDYAVPKPPRRALLPEQDNEEEDSSPYDNIMVKVIQKNN